The DNA sequence AAACCTTGTTGGATATAATACTATAGATGATATACAGTCACTACAACTTGTCCTAAGTGYCATTTAGAAGTATTTGTTACAGGGTCTATGTTATAACATGCTCTCAACATTCACACCCACATTTACCCTACAAAAATCATACTTCAATAGGCAAACTCTTCTGTTCAGTTTTTCAGGCCTTTGAAAACTCTGAACACATTCACTTCACAATTGAGCTGTATCATTCTGTGGTGATGGTTTTGCCATCAGATGAGCTGTATGGGCTCTTTGGTAGGCTAGTTTAATTCGATTGAGTAGGCAATGGCTCCATCCAAGATATCTCCAATTGTGAGGTGTTTCTGTAAGTGTTTCGTTGTAGACTAGCACTGGTGCTATTAGGATAGCTCTAAATGTAGAGATGTCTGTTTGGAAAGAGTGAATGTTAATGTCATTAGCCCTGAAATGTCTTTCATCTAGGCCCCACTGAAATGCAGTGAATGTGAAGGTTTTATGAAATGATGGGTTGGACCGAGAAGACAGCCTGCAGACTCAACAGTGCTATCTTTTCATGTGTCCAGTTATGTGGAAGATTCAATATAATTCAGGGGAAATGTGTTTGCACATCTGCAAAGACATCTGTATTCAATCAGATTAATTAGTAGAGTAGTTTATTTATTCTCCCTCGAATGTCCTTTAAATGGACCGATCATGGTGAACGTCTAGAGACCCGAGAAGGAGATATCTATCACAGTATTTTACATCCACTCCCATGTCTTTATTTTTGGACCCAAAGTAAAGtcccattttgtttattttcagtGCAGATGGTGGGAAAGCAGGCCTTCTTTTTACTGTCTCAGTTGTTAGTTAATTACTAGATTCCCCATTCAAATACAGTTATTTATCCTAATGAAACATTACTGGTTACTGGTGCTCAGTTGGGTATTTAGTAGGCTCAAGTCTGTGCGTGAACCTCTTGTAAATACAGGTTATAACACATGTTATGCTGTGCTATTACATGACGCTTATCTGtctatttgacattttagtcatttattagACTCTTTCAGTagtgagtgtatatatacattttcatactggtcccccgtgggaatcgaacccacaaccctggcgttgaaagcgccatgttctaccaactgaaccacacggGACCGTCTTTCTATGTCCTTCGTGGGCccagacttgtgtgtgtgtgttagacctcTAACCCACTCTCCATCCTATAGAGTACCTGACCtctgcctgtgtctctctctgtagaaCGTGGGCTCAGACCATCCCGGGCCATGTYGAGTTCTTCTCCAGCGAGGGTTCGGACACCACCATTCCCATCCCCATCGTGGCGCTGCACAACGTGGACGACTCCTACCCACCGCAGAAGAAGTCCTTCATGATGCTCAAGTACATGCACGACCACTACCTGGACCAATATGAGTGGTTCATGCGGGCCGACGATGATGTGTACATCAAGAGCGAGCGCCTGGAGGGCTTCCTGCGCTCGCTCAACAGCAGCGAGGCCCTCTTCCTGGGCCAGACGGGCATGGGCGCCCGCGACGAGCTGGGCAAGCTGGCGCTGGAGCCCGGCGAGAACTTCTGCATGGGCGGCCCCGGCGTGATCATGAGCCGCGAGGTGCTGCGCCGGGTGGCGCCCCACATCGGCCAGTGCCTGCAGGAGATGTACACCACGCACGAAGACGTRGAGGTGGGCCGCTGCGTGCGGAGGTTTGCCGGCGTGCAGTGCGTCTGGTCCTARGAGGTAAGAGCAAAGATGGCAGCTGGTCGTATTGTATACTGCAGTTAGTAGATCTATCACGGCTTTTGAAGGTTTATTTTTAATTGGTGTTATACAAGAGAAGGCTGGGTAGAAAACCATCTGAGATTGAGGATGTAGTCGGTAGAAGTGACCTTCAATGTCGTCCGTCTGAAGTGTACRWAAATGTGAGGAGGGGAATRGCCAACAAGACGCCTACCTTGGCTTGAAGTACTCTGTGAAGCGAAAGACATCATGAAGTGGATTTCCCACACACCACAGTAGTGTCAAGGGCATAAGTTGATAATCAGTAGATCTGGCACCTTCAGTAGACACTCCTTAGAGTATCTCCTGGCAGATTTAGTATTCAGATCTTATTCATGTGACCATATGATTGCTTGACAGATCAAAGAAAGGG is a window from the Salvelinus sp. IW2-2015 unplaced genomic scaffold, ASM291031v2 Un_scaffold8607, whole genome shotgun sequence genome containing:
- the chsy3 gene encoding LOW QUALITY PROTEIN: chondroitin sulfate synthase 3 (The sequence of the model RefSeq protein was modified relative to this genomic sequence to represent the inferred CDS: substituted 1 base at 1 genomic stop codon), whose protein sequence is MAGRSRRAWFSVLLGLVVGFTLASRLILPKATELKKSGQKRKANPAGCGLNGGLRREYGGVLWPPQDNGFSATEKPVPRSNNFLYVGVMTAQKYLNNRAIAAHRTWAQTIPGHVEFFSSEGSDTTIPIPIVALHNVDDSYPPQKKSFMMLKYMHDHYLDQYEWFMRADDDVYIKSERLEGFLRSLNSSEALFLGQTGMGARDELGKLALEPGENFCMGGPGVIMSREVLRRVAPHIGQCLQEMYTTHEDVEVGRCVRRFAGVQCVWSXEVRAKMAAGRIVYCS